The Stigmatella aurantiaca DW4/3-1 genome contains the following window.
GCCTTGTCGCAGACACGGTTGGCCATCTCGCTGGCGAACAGCTTCGCCATGGAGGCCTCGCGCGTGAACGGCTGACCCTTCTCCTTCAGGGTGGCCGCCCGGAACGTCAGCAACTCCGCCGCCGCGATCTGCACCTTCATGTCCGCCATCATGAAGCGAGGGCCCTGGAACTCGCTCACCGGCTGGTTGAAGGCATGGCGGTCCTTCGTGTACCGCACGGCGGCCTCCAGCGCCGCCCGGGCCACCCCGCACGCCTGAGAGGCAATGCCGATGCGGCCCCCGTCCAGCGCCACCATCGCCAGCTTGAACCCCTCCCCTTCCTTCCCCAGGATCTGATCGGCCGGAATGTGGCAGTCCTCGAACGTCAGGCTCACCGTGTTCGAGCCGCGCAGGCCCATCTTGTCCTCGTGCTTGCCCACGTGCAGGCCCTTCGTTCCGCCCTCCACGATGAAGGCGGACAGGCCCTTGTTGCCCGTGCCGGAGGTGCGCGCCCACACCACCATCACCCCCGCGTACGCCCCGGAGGTGATCCACTGCTTGCTGCCGTTGAGCACCCACTGGTCGCCCTGCCGCACCGCCGTGGTGCGCAGCGCGCCCGGGTCCGAGCCCGCGTGGGCCTCGGAGAGCGCGAACGAGCCCACCACCGCCTCGCCGGACGTCAGCCGGGGCAGGAACTTTTCCCGCTGGGCCTCCGTGCCGAAGGTGTTGATCAGCTCCCCGCACATGTTCGTCACGGCCATGGCCACGGAGGTGGAGGCGCACGCGGCCGACAGTTCCATCACCGCCAGCGCGTAGGCCACCACCCCGGCCTCCGAGCCCCCATAGCGGGCCGGGAGGTTCACCCCCATCAGCCCTACCTCCGCCAGCTCCTTGAAGAGCGCCGGGGAGAAGCGCTCCTCCCGGTCGGCGGCGCGGGCCTGGGGCTCCACCTTCTCGCGGGCCACCTTCCGGGCGGTGTCACGGATGAGCGTCTGGGTCTCGGTCAGCTCGAGGTTCACGGGGGTCTACTCGATGGCCTTGAGGTTGAAAGGGTACTCGATGGGGTAATCGCGGCCGTCCGGGGGCTTGGGGAACGTCATCGCCGTGAGCACCGCCACCACGCAGTCATGCAGCCCGGGGTCCTTCAGCGTGGTGCCCTTCTTCAGCACCTTCGCGTTCCTCACCATGCCCACCGCGGAGATGGTGAAGGAGGTCATCAGCTTGCCCTCCACCTTCTTGTCCTGCTCCACCAGCGTGTCCTCGTAGCAGGCCTGGATCTTCTCCCGGTGGTACGCGATGACCTGCTGGATGGAGTCGGGCGTGAAGGGCAGCTTGGTCACGTCCAGCACCTCGCGGGGCTTGGGGGCGGCCTTCCGGGCGGGCTTGGCCCCAGGCTCGTCCTGCGCGAGCACCGCCGTGGATGCCAGCCACACCGCCGCGACGAAAAACCGGCCCATCATCGTTTACTCCTTCAGCAGGTTGGCCGAGATGACGATGCGCTGGATCTCGCTCGTCCCCTCGTAGATTTCGGTGATGCGCGCGTCTCGCACGTGGCGCTCGGCATCCATCTCCTTGCTGTAACCCATGCCGCCGTGCACCTGGAGGGCCTTGTTGGCCACGCGGCTGGCCATCTCGCTGGCGTACAGCTTCGCCATGGCGCTCTCCATGGAGTGGCGCACGCCCTTGTCCTTGAGCAATGCCGCCTGGTGCACCAGCAGGCGCGCCGCGTCGATCTCCGTGGCCATGTCCGCCAGCATGAACTGGATGGCCTGGTGCTCCCGGATGGGCTTGCCGAACGTCTTGCGCTCGCCCGAGTAGCGCACCGCCTCCTCGAACGCGGCCCGGGCGATGCCCAGCGCCTGCGCGGCGATGCCGATCCGGCCGCCGTCCAGCGTGCTCATGGCGACCTTGAAGCCCTCGCCCTCCTTGCCCAGGAGGTACTTGGCCGGCACGCGCATGTCCTCGAAGAACATGGAGCAGGAGTGCGCCGCGCTGATGCCCATCTTCTTGTCAGGCTCGGCCCGGATGAAGCCCGGCGTGTTCGTGGGCACGATGAAGGCGGTGATGCCCTTGTTGCCCGCCTCCTTGTTCGTCATCGTGAACAGCACGATGGCGTCCGCCTTGGGGCCGTTGGTGATCCAGTTCTTCGAGCCGTTGATGACGTACTCGTCGCCCCGGCGCACCGCGACCGTCTGCTGGGCCGCCGCGTCGCTGCCCGCCTCGGGCTCGGTGAGGCCGAAGCAGCCGAGCTTCTCGCCGCTGGCGAACGGGGTGAGGAACTCCTTCTTCTGCTCCTCGTTGCCGTACTTCGACACCGGATCGCAGTAGAGCGAGTTGTTCACGCTCATGATGACGCCGGTGGAGGCGCAGCCACGGCTGATCTCCTCCATGGCGATGGCGTAGCAGACGTTGTCCAGCCCGGCGCCGCCATACTGCTCGGGCACCGCCACCCCCAAGAGCGACAGCTCGGCCAGCTTCTTCACCGCCTCGGTGGGCCACGCGTGGGTCTCGTCCCACTTCCGGGCGTTGGGAATGAGCTCGCGCGCGGCGAACTCACGGCACATCCGCTGGGTTTCCCGCTGGATGTCGGTCAGCTCGAAGTTCATGGCACTCCTGAAAGAATGGGCGCGGCCGCATTGTACGCGGCCCGGGGGGAAGCACGACCGACCCTCCGGGGTCCCTCCCTGGAGGAGGGGTTGCCGTGCCTATTAGAGAACGAAACGTTTCACTTGCCCGAGAAGGCAGCGGGACGCTTCTCCAGGAAGGCCTTCATGCCCTCGCGCTGGTCCTCGGTGCCGAAGAGGACGCCGAAGCCCTGGCTCTCCAGCTCGTTGGCGGTGCGCAGATCCTGGTCCGCGCCGAACTCGATGACGCGCTTGGCCTGGGCGAGCGCCAGCGGGCCGTTCTTGAGGAGCTTGCCGGCCACCGCGAGGCAGTGCTCCATCAGCTTCTCCGGGGGCAGGACGTCCAGCACCAGCCCGTACTCCTTGGCCTGGGCCGCCGTCACGTGACTGCCCGTGAAGACGAGCTCCTTGGCGCGCATCTTCCCCACCAGCCGCGTGAGCCGCTGCGTGCCGCCGAAGCCCGGGATGACGCCGAGTGTCACCTCGGGCACCCCCAGCTTTGCCTTCTCCGAGGCGTAGATGAGATCGCACGCCAGGGCCAGCTCGCAGCCCCCGCCGAGCGCGAAGCCATTCACCGCCGCGATGGTGGGGCAGCCCAGGTGCTCCAGCATGCCCATGACCCGCTGGCCCAGGGCAGCGAACTCGCGGGCCCGCTCCGAGCCGATGGTGGCCATCTCGGCGATGTCCGCGCCGGCCACGAAGGCCTTCTCGCCCCCGCCCGTGACGATGAGGACGCGGGTGTCCGTGCCCAGCGACCGGAGCGCGGACTCCATCTCGAGGAACGTCTGGGTGTTGAGCGCGTTGAGCGCCTTGGGCCGATCAATCGTGAGGGTCGCGATCGCGCCCTGCTTCTCCAGCCGGATGTTGTCGTAGACCATGGGAGGCTCCTCTTGCGGGAAAAAGTCTCAGTACTTGTAGAAGCCGCGGCCGCTCTTCTTGCCGTACCAGCCGGCATCCACGTATTGCCGCAGCAGCGGGCACGGGCGGTACTTGTCATCGCCCAGCCCCTTGTGAAGCACCTCGGCGATGGACAGGCACGTGTCCAGGCCGATGAAGTCCGCCAGTTGCAGCGGGCCCATGGGCTGGTTGGTGCCCAGCTTCATCGCCGTGTCGATGTCCTCCGCCGTCCCCAACCCCTCCATCAGCGCGAAGCACGCCTCGTTCAGCATGGGGATGAGGATGCGGTTGACGATGAAGCCCGGCATGTCCCGGGACACCACCGTCGTCTTGCCCATGCGCACGGCCAGGGCCCGCGTCGCCTCGTAGGTGGCGTCCGAGGTCGCCGCGCCCCGGATGATCTCCACGAGCTGCATCACCGGCACCGGGTTCATGAAGTGCATGCCGATCACCGACTCGGGCCGCTTCGTCACCGCGCCGATGCGGGTGATGGGGATCGACGAGGTGTTGGTGGCCAGCACGCCGCCCGGTTTCACCACCCCGTCCAGCTCCTGGAAGATGCGCTTCTTGAGCTCTTCGTTCTCCGTCGCGGCCTCCACGGCGAAGTCCACCTCCTTCACCTCGGAGAGGCGCGTGGCGGTGGCGAGGTTCGCCTCGGCGGCCTTGCGCTTGGCATCCTCCAGCTTGCCCTTCTCCACCAGCTTCGCCAGGCCCGCGCGGATGCGGCCCGCGCCCTTGGCGAGCCCCTCTTCGGAGACATCCACCAGCGTGACGCGCAACCCCGTCTGGAGCGCGACCTGCGCGATGCCCGCGCCCATCTGCCCTGCCCCGACGACGACCACATGCTCGGTGTGCTCGGTTGCCATGACGTTCGAGATCCCGGTCGAAAGAGAGTGGGGCGGCTATAGCCCCCCCCTCCCGGACGGTCAACGGCTCGCGGGCAGGCGCAATGTCCTCAAGATGTAAGGATTTTCACCAATCGTCAGGGCCTCGACGAGCGGTGGGCGGGCCGGCTGCCCCTGCTCCTTCACGAAGATGAGGGCCCGGTAGGAGCCCTCGGGCAGGTCCACCTTCAGGCGGATCTCCGAGGGGGGCGCCGCGGAGAAGAAACGCTCCTCGCGCTTGAGGATCCTTCCGTCCTCCCCGGTCACCTGGAAGTCCAGCCCGCGCACCGCGCTCCAACCGGAGCCGTCGAGCTGCCACACCAGCTCCCGCTCGGGAGGTTCCGTCACCCGCCACAACCACAAGCCCAGCCCCACGAGCGCCAGCAGCGGCAGGCGCTTCATCAGCGGGTGGCGTCCCCGGTCTGGCTTCGCGGCGGCCTCCACCTTCACTCCTTCTTCGGGGTCCGCTTGCCGCCACGCCGCGCGTTCAGCTCGGAGATGACCACCTTGGGCTGAACCGCGGCGGCCTCTGGCGTCTTGCTGGCGGGGCCGCCCTCTTCCTTCTCGAGCGGCTTCTCGTCCGAGGGGACCAGGCGGATCTGCGCCTTCACTTCGAGGGTCATCCCAGAGATGAGCTTGAGGAACTCCTCGCGCAGCTTCTCCGATTGAAGGAAGCGGCGGATCTCCTCGGTGAGGACGCGGCCGATCTCGTCCTTCGTCTTCTCGGCCTGGGAGACGATGTGCCCGAGCATCTCCTTGGGGAGCTTGAGCTGCCCGGCGAGGCTCCGGATGCCCTCTTCCGTCATGAAGATGGCGCCCAGGCCGGCGACGGCCGCCTTGCGCACGAACTCCGGGACGAAGCCCGGCCGGCCCTCCCGCTCGGCGTGTTGCGCGTCATCCAACGGATCCGGCGGAACGTCGTCTCTGTCACCCGGCATGAGACACCTCGGTTGCGCATGAGCTTTAGCGGGCTTGCATCACCGGCAGCGGAATCGAGCGGACACTCTGCGCGGAGACGCGCCCGGCCACGTTGCGGGCAATCTCCAGGAACGCCTGGGCCTCGCGGCTGTCCGGCGCTCCGGCCACCACCGGCACCCCCGCGTCCCCGGACTCGCGCACCTTCAGCTCCAGCGGCACCTCGCCCAGGAACGGGATGCTGAACATCTCGGCCGCCTTCCGGCCGCCGCCCCGGTGGAAGATGTTCGTCGCGTGCGAGCAGTTCGGGCAGATGAACTGGCTCATGTTCTCCACGATGCCGAGCACCGGGATGTGAACCTTGTCGAACATGCTCTTGGCGCGCACCACATCGGCCAGCGCCACGTCCTGCGGCGTCGTCACGAGCACCGCCCCGGCGGCCCGGACCGACTGGGAGAGCGACAGCGCCACGTCGCCCGTGCCCGGCGGCAGGTCCAGGATGAGGTAGTCCAGCTCGCCCCAGTTCACGTCCCGCACGAGCTGCATCAGCGCGCCGTGCAGCATGGGGCCGCGCCAGATGAGCGCCTGGTCCGGCTCCACGAGGAAGCCGATGGACATGATCTTCAGCCCATACTTGCTCATGGGGGTGAGCGTCTTGCCGTCCGGGCTCACTGGCTTCTCGGTGATGCCCGTCATCAGGGGGACGGAGGGCCCGTAGAAGTCCGCGTCCAGCAGGCCCACCTTGGCCCCGTGCCGCGCCAGCGCCGTGGCCAGGTTCACCGCCACGGTGCTCTTGCCCACCCCGCCCTTGCCCGCGCCCACCAGGATGATGTTCTTCACGCCCGGCAGCAGCGCCTGCCCCTGCCCCTGCCCCACGCCTCCCCCGGTGGCACGCACCTGGGCGCCCCACTCCAGCTCGAAGGACTTCAGCCCGGGCACGGCCTTGAGCGCCGCCTCGGTGTCCGCCTGGATCTTCCCCTTCATGGGACAGGCGGGCGTGGTCAGTTCGATCTTCAGTTTCACCGCATCGCCACTGATGCGGATGTCCTTCACCATCCCCGCCTTCACCAGATCCACGTGCAACTCGGGATCCACCACCTTGGACATCGCCGCGAGGATGTCGCGCTCGGAAACGCTCATCGGAAACACCTGAAACCTTTTGGAAATCGCGCAGTTGCGTGACGGAAAAGGCGCGGAGGATGGCCAGCCCCCTCCGGGCCTGTCAACGACGTTTAACGCCGCTGCCCTCCTCGCGCACGAGCCGGGCCGCCGCTCGTTCGCCGCCTCGCGGGCTTTGCGGGTTCACTCGATGGCCGCGACCCGGTACTCCCCCGCCTCCAGCACCAGCCGCACCGCGCGCTCCGCCCCCAGGGAGAACGTGGCCTCGGCGCCCGACACCTTCACGTCTCCCTTGAGCGCCAGCCGGGCGCGGCGCAGGCGCTCCCGGGCGAGCGGCTCCCGGTGGAAGTCCTCGCGCAGGCGGTCCGGGGTGTAGCGGGCGCGCAGCGGCGCGCTCAAGAGGCTCCAGGCCTTCTCCCAATCCGTGGTCTCCGCCGCATTCAGGAAGCGCGCCAGGGTGGCCTTCACCTCGTCCGTGGGCAGCGTCTCCACCACGCGCCAGGAGGACTCCCGGCGCTCCATCGTCAGGGCGGGGGCATGGCCTTCCAGGAGCGGAAGGCCCGCGCGCACCGCGGCGGCCCGTTCCCGGCGCGCCGCTGGGTCCGCGTAGCGGCTGCGGAAGGCGGCCTCTCCTTCCGGCAGCCCGGTGGTGAGCGCGTAGGCCTGCGGCAGGCGGTTCTCCTCCAGCGCCTTGGCGTACGCCTCGGCGGTGGGCACGGGGCCGCCTCGCGAGGCAGTGGCGCAGCCAGCGGAGGCCAGGGCCAAGAGCAGCAGCAGCGGGCGGAGGCAGGGGGGCATGGGGCGCCGCGGGGCGGTGTCAGTTCACGCGGGGTTGGGCCACGAAGAGGCAGCACACGCCCAGGGTCAGCCGGTGCACCTGGAGGACCTCCAGGCCCGACTCGCGCATGATGTCCGCGAAGGCCTCGGGCTGGGGGAAGGCGGCGATGGACTCCTGGAGGTAGCGGTACTCGCCGGAGCCGGAGAGCTGGGCGCCGAGCCAGGGCACGACCTTGCGGATCTGGAAGCGGAGCAAGGGGCTCAGCAGTCCGTTCCGGGGCTCGGACAACTCCAGGATGGCGATGCGGCCACCCGGGCGCGTGACGCGCGCCATCTCGCGCAAGGCCCGCGGCCGGTCGGGCACGTTGCGGATGCCGAACGCCATGCAGATGCCATCGAAGCTCTGGTCCTCGAAGGGCAGCGACTGGGCATCTCCCAGCTTCAGCTCGCACTTGGCCGACAGCCCCTCCTCGGCCACCTTCTTCCGGCCAATCTCCATCATGCCCTCGGAGGGGTCCAGGCCCACCACCGTTCCCTCGGGGTGGTGTTTCAATACCTTGAGCGCCAGGTCTCCCGTCCCGGTGGCCAGGTCCAGCACCCGGTAGCCCGGCTTCAACTCCAGCGCCTTCACCGTCTTGCGGCGCCAGCTCTGGTCGATGCCGAGCGACATCATCCGGTTCAGCAGATCGTAGCGGGGGGCGATCTGGTCGAACATCTGTCCAGAGCCCTGGGGGCCCGGCGGCTGCGGCGTCACAGGTGGGGGAGAGGGATTCATGGGAGGCGGCTTCCTGTCAGTGCAGTCCGTGTCCACAAAGGGTATCACCGGGACGCCCCGGAACGTGGAGCCTTTACCCGGCTCGCCTCTCGGGCGACACTTGGGTCTCCCGTGCCCCCACGGGGTGTTCCCGGCTTTGATACAAACAAAGCTAATACATCAGAGAAGCTTATCGTTCATCAGGGGTAGGCACCCATGGCGAGGGTAGGAACCGCAGTGGCCGGAGCGTCTCCTGGAACATCCTCCTCTCTTTCGATCGATGCGCCCGCGCTGGCTGGGCAAGAGCGTTGGGTGGGCGGGATGCTCTACCTGGCGGCGGTGGATCCCCTCGCCGGGGTGGACGTGCTGGGCGAGCCGTCGCTGTATTGGGACTCCCCCCAGATGCGGGAGGTGGTCGCGGGCTGGGGCGAGGCGGGGGCCATGGTGGCCGGCAGCGCCCAGGAGGCGCGGGAGGTGCTGCGGCTCCTGTCTTCCGCGGCCACGGTGCGGTGGGCGGGCGAGGTGCCCGCGTCGCTTCCCGGGCCGTGGTTCGGGGGCATGCGCTTCGCGGCGGAAGGCAAGGATGAGGGATGGGGCCCGTTTGGTTTCGGGCGCTGGACGCTGCCGGAGCGGATGGTGTGGCGTGAGGGAGACCGGTTGGCGGCGGCCGCCTTCGTCCCCGAGGGGCCTGGTGCGGAGGAGCAGGTCCGGGCGCTGCTGGTAGGCCTCGGGGCAAACTTTCCCGCGGGTCCCCTGCCCTCGCGGCGCACGGCCCAGGCGCTGCGCGTGTCTTCGTCCCGGCTGGACTTCGAGCGGAGCGTGGAGCGGGCCACGGAGACCATCGCCCAGGGGCGCTTGCAGAAGGTGGTGCTGGCCCGGGCGGTGGAGATCGAGGGCGAGCGCCCGTTCGCGCCGGTGGACGTGCTGGCCCGGCTGCGCGAGCAGAACCCCCGGTGCACCACGTTTCTCTTCCGGGCCTCGGATGGGACGGCCTTCCTGGGCGCCACGCCGGAGACGCTGTGCCGGTGGGAGGGACGGGAGCTGCGCACGGAGGCGCTCGCGGGGACGGCGCCGGTGGCGCAAGCCCAGGAGCTGAGCGGGCGTGACAAGGAGCGGCGCGAGCACCACGCGGTGGTGCGCTACCTGCTGGAGGTGCTGGGGCCCCTGGCCGAGCGCATCGACGCGGATGAAGTCCCCACGCTGCTGACGCTGAAGAACATGGTGCACCTGCGCACGAGCGTCCGGGCCCAGTTGCGCGAGGGGGTCGGGGTGGCCGATCTGGTGGCGGCGATGCACCCCACGCCGGCCGTGGGCGGGACGCCCAGCGCGATGGCGTTGGCGTTCCTCCTCGAGCACGAGGGGCTGGACCGGGGCTGGTACGCCGCGCCCGTGGGGTGGGTGGGCCCGGGGCGAGCCCATCAGGTGGTGGCGCTGCGCTCCGCCCGGGTGAAGGGGTCCAAGGCCCGGCTCTTCGTGGGCGCGGGCATCGTTGCCGGCTCCAATGCCCAGGCGGAGTGGCGGGAGACCGAGCTGAAGAGCCTCACGATGGTGAGGGCCCTCGGCGGTACGGAGGGCTGAGGCCCCCCGGGCTCAGTCGAACCGATCGCGGGGCTCCAGGCCCCCCTGTTCCGTGAGAGCCCAGGCGGTCGGACAAAAGGCGTAGAGGTGCGTGCGCGCGCCACTCAGCAACAATTGGAGGAGCGAGACCCGGCGCTCCGCGCCTCCATAAAGGGCCAGCTCGAAGCGCTCCGTCTTCACCCCGGCCCGCTCCAGCGCATACCGGCACGCCTCCTCGAAGCTGCCCACGCGGTCCACCAGCCCCGCGGCCAGCCCGCGGGTGCCCGAGTAGACGCGCCCCTCCCCCCGCGCGTGGATCTCCTCCGTCGTCCGGCGGCGCGCCTTGGCCACGTGGGCCAGGAAAGCCTGGTACGTCTCCTCCACCTCCGCCTCCAGCGAGGCGCGCTCGTGGGGGGTGAAGCCGCGTGACACCGAGAAGATGCCCGCGTTCTCCCCTCGCGTGAGCAGCGTGCGGTGGATGCCCAGGTGCGCCATCAGGCCGGAGGCCTCGAACTTGCCGGCGAAGACGCCGATGGACCCCACCACCGCGTGGGGCGAGGACCAGATCTCCTGGGCCCCCAGCGCCGCCATGTAGCCGCCACTGGCGGCCACCTGATCCACATAGGCAATCACGGGCTTCTTGCGCGCCACGCGCTGGATGGCCTCCAGGATGAGCTCCGAGGCGAGCGCCGAGCCCCCCGGGCTGTTGATGTAGAGCACCACCGCCTTGGCGCGCTTGTCGCGTCCCGCGGCGCGCACCGCCTTCACCACCGCGTCCGAGCCCGCCGTCTTGGGGCCGATGGGGCCGCTGGAGCCTCGCCCGGGGACGATCATCCCCGACAGGGAGATGAGGCCGAGCTTCGGCCGGCGGCGCAACGGCCGCCACTTCACGGGCGGGAACGGCAGCGCCGCCAGCCAGCTCTCCATGGCCTCCAGGGGCTCCTCGGGCTCCTCCTCGTCCTTCTTTCGCTCCTCCGGGGGACGGGGGGTCAGCCGCGCCGGCAGCTCCGCCTCGGAGCACAGCGCGTCCACCAGCCCCGCGGCCACCGCGCGCTGGGCGCTGTAGGGGCCCGCGTCGATCAGCGCCCTTGCCTCCTCGGGCGAGCGCTTGCGTCCCCCGGCGATCGCGTTCACCAGCTCCGCGTACCGCTCGTCGAGAAAGGCCTCCAGCGTCTGCTGTTGGATGTCCGAGACCCGCTCGTGGGTGAACAGCTCGGGGGCCGTCTTGTAAGCACCGCGCCTCACGAAGTGCGCCTGGATGCCCACGCGCGCCAGCCCCTCGCCCAGCGCCGTGGCCTCCGCCGCGTAGCCCACCAGGTCCACCCGGCCCGCGGGGGCCAGCAACACCTCGTCCGCCGCGCAAAGCACCTGGAACCCCAGGTTGTCCACGCTGACCGCCCAGCCCACCACCCGCTTGCCCGCCGAGCGGAAGGCCATGAGCTGCTTCACCAACTCGTCCTTCTTGGCGGACGACACGGCGAGCCCTTCCAGTTCCAGCAGGATGCCCTGCACGCGGGGGTCCTTGGCCAGCAGGCCGAGCGCCTCCCGGAAGGACTCCAGCGAGGAGACCGTCGCGGGCTCGGGGGCAACGCCCCTCAGCCCCCAGCGCCACCGGGAGCGGCGGCGCTCGCGGTAGGCCAGGTCTCCGGAGAGACGGAAGCGCACATAGGTAGGGCGGTGCCGGGAGGCCAACAGGCGGAAAGGCAATCCGAGCAGCGTCCGTATCAGCAGCAACAGGTTGGCGAGGGCGACGAAGACGAGGCGCACCATAGGTGGGCTCGCGCGTTAATGGACGGCTGGCGAGGACGCAAGCAGGGTTTGAGCGGGGGTGTCGGCCCCTGGTGGGTCGCCTGAGACTTTTCGCGGAGGCGAACGTGGTAGGCTGGGGCCCATGCGTTCGCTTTCGCAACTCTCTCAACTCATGGTGCTGTCCGTTCTGCTCTCCGGGGGAGCCGCGCTGGCCGGCCGTCCCGTGAATGAGTTCCAGCCGCCGCCCGAGATGTCGAAGGAGGAGCGGGAGGCCAACAAGGCCCGGGAGCTCGGGGGCAACATCAACTCCTACAACCGGGACGTCCAGATTCACGAGACGCCCGTGCCCTGGGCGGCCCTGGGCCTCGCGGGGCTGGTGTTGCTGGGCGCCGCCCCCTTCGCATGGCGGGCCTACCGCAGCACGTCCAAGGAGATCGCCGACGCCAACACCTTCGGCAGCTCCGGCACGCAGCAGGCCGAGGACGAATCCTGAGGTGAGCGGGCCGCTCAGGCGGGGCGGACCAACACCCCTCCGCCGACGTCCACCTCCACGCGCACCGGCAGGAAGCGCTCGATGACGCACACCTGGGCCTTCAGGTGCTCCGTGACTTGGGCGGTGGTGTAGCGGGTGGTGCCCGGGGAGACTGGCCCCAACCGTCCCGCGGCCAGCAGCGCGGCGGGCAGCAGGAGTTGATCGCCCAGGTGCTCGTCGATGGCACCGCCAGACTCCATGAAGCGTGTCACCCGCTCGGCCGCCTCGCGCCCCACATCCTCGGGCGCCTGGCCGCGCTCGCCCAGCGCCCCGAAGCCCGCGAAGGTGTTCTCGAACTGCGCCAGGATGAAGGTGACGCTGCCGGCCGAGCGCGTCACGGGCAGGGGCCGGTTCTTGGTGTGGCAGTAGAGCCCCCGCTCCCGCAGGGCCGCCTCGGCGGCGCGGGACTGCCGGTCGGCCAGGGCAAAGGGCAGCCCCCCCACATAGGTGCTGACGGAGATGTCGTGCAGCGTGCCGCGCGCGGGCAGATCCACGAGCACCGGCGGCGGCTCGGGCGGGAGCACCTGCGCTTGGAACTCGCCGCCCCCTTCTGGATAGAAGCCCGCGTGGGTGAGGCTCAGCAAGGCGTTCAGCCCATAGGCATGCATCGCCGGGAGCCACACGCTGCTGAGGTAGGGGTAGCTGGGCCCATGCGCCACGTGCGTTCCCCCGCGCAGGGTGAGCGTGCCTCCGCCCATGAGCGCCAGCGGGAAGAAGAGACACTGAAAGACCAGGGGCGTGCCGCCGGCGGTCCCCACCTCCAGGATGTAGTCCCCAGGCCGCACCGGCCCCGGGGTGAAGCGCAGCTCCGGAGAGCCGACGAGGGCCTCCTCGCTGGTGCTGGCGCTGATGGCCTCGGCACCGCGCACGCACGCCAGGTGGTGGGGACGCAGCCCCGGCGGCTCCTGGTGCTCGCGCAGGTGGGTGAGGTGGAACGGCCGGCCGGTGATGAGCGACAGGGCCAGCGCGGAGCGGAGGATCTGCCCTCCCGCCTCGCTTTCGCTCCCATCCAGCAGCACCAGCCCTTCTCCGGACCTGTCGGTGCCGGTCATGACACTCCCTGTGACAGACAGCA
Protein-coding sequences here:
- a CDS encoding acyl-CoA dehydrogenase family protein, with product MNLELTETQTLIRDTARKVAREKVEPQARAADREERFSPALFKELAEVGLMGVNLPARYGGSEAGVVAYALAVMELSAACASTSVAMAVTNMCGELINTFGTEAQREKFLPRLTSGEAVVGSFALSEAHAGSDPGALRTTAVRQGDQWVLNGSKQWITSGAYAGVMVVWARTSGTGNKGLSAFIVEGGTKGLHVGKHEDKMGLRGSNTVSLTFEDCHIPADQILGKEGEGFKLAMVALDGGRIGIASQACGVARAALEAAVRYTKDRHAFNQPVSEFQGPRFMMADMKVQIAAAELLTFRAATLKEKGQPFTREASMAKLFASEMANRVCDKAVQLHGGYGYIDEFPVERYYRDARVQTIYEGTSEVQRMVIARETFKLFGS
- a CDS encoding AgmX/PglI C-terminal domain-containing protein; this encodes MGRFFVAAVWLASTAVLAQDEPGAKPARKAAPKPREVLDVTKLPFTPDSIQQVIAYHREKIQACYEDTLVEQDKKVEGKLMTSFTISAVGMVRNAKVLKKGTTLKDPGLHDCVVAVLTAMTFPKPPDGRDYPIEYPFNLKAIE
- a CDS encoding acyl-CoA dehydrogenase — protein: MNFELTDIQRETQRMCREFAARELIPNARKWDETHAWPTEAVKKLAELSLLGVAVPEQYGGAGLDNVCYAIAMEEISRGCASTGVIMSVNNSLYCDPVSKYGNEEQKKEFLTPFASGEKLGCFGLTEPEAGSDAAAQQTVAVRRGDEYVINGSKNWITNGPKADAIVLFTMTNKEAGNKGITAFIVPTNTPGFIRAEPDKKMGISAAHSCSMFFEDMRVPAKYLLGKEGEGFKVAMSTLDGGRIGIAAQALGIARAAFEEAVRYSGERKTFGKPIREHQAIQFMLADMATEIDAARLLVHQAALLKDKGVRHSMESAMAKLYASEMASRVANKALQVHGGMGYSKEMDAERHVRDARITEIYEGTSEIQRIVISANLLKE
- a CDS encoding enoyl-CoA hydratase-related protein → MVYDNIRLEKQGAIATLTIDRPKALNALNTQTFLEMESALRSLGTDTRVLIVTGGGEKAFVAGADIAEMATIGSERAREFAALGQRVMGMLEHLGCPTIAAVNGFALGGGCELALACDLIYASEKAKLGVPEVTLGVIPGFGGTQRLTRLVGKMRAKELVFTGSHVTAAQAKEYGLVLDVLPPEKLMEHCLAVAGKLLKNGPLALAQAKRVIEFGADQDLRTANELESQGFGVLFGTEDQREGMKAFLEKRPAAFSGK
- a CDS encoding 3-hydroxyacyl-CoA dehydrogenase family protein translates to MATEHTEHVVVVGAGQMGAGIAQVALQTGLRVTLVDVSEEGLAKGAGRIRAGLAKLVEKGKLEDAKRKAAEANLATATRLSEVKEVDFAVEAATENEELKKRIFQELDGVVKPGGVLATNTSSIPITRIGAVTKRPESVIGMHFMNPVPVMQLVEIIRGAATSDATYEATRALAVRMGKTTVVSRDMPGFIVNRILIPMLNEACFALMEGLGTAEDIDTAMKLGTNQPMGPLQLADFIGLDTCLSIAEVLHKGLGDDKYRPCPLLRQYVDAGWYGKKSGRGFYKY
- the apbC gene encoding iron-sulfur cluster carrier protein ApbC → MSVSERDILAAMSKVVDPELHVDLVKAGMVKDIRISGDAVKLKIELTTPACPMKGKIQADTEAALKAVPGLKSFELEWGAQVRATGGGVGQGQGQALLPGVKNIILVGAGKGGVGKSTVAVNLATALARHGAKVGLLDADFYGPSVPLMTGITEKPVSPDGKTLTPMSKYGLKIMSIGFLVEPDQALIWRGPMLHGALMQLVRDVNWGELDYLILDLPPGTGDVALSLSQSVRAAGAVLVTTPQDVALADVVRAKSMFDKVHIPVLGIVENMSQFICPNCSHATNIFHRGGGRKAAEMFSIPFLGEVPLELKVRESGDAGVPVVAGAPDSREAQAFLEIARNVAGRVSAQSVRSIPLPVMQAR
- the ubiE gene encoding bifunctional demethylmenaquinone methyltransferase/2-methoxy-6-polyprenyl-1,4-benzoquinol methylase UbiE, whose protein sequence is MNPSPPPVTPQPPGPQGSGQMFDQIAPRYDLLNRMMSLGIDQSWRRKTVKALELKPGYRVLDLATGTGDLALKVLKHHPEGTVVGLDPSEGMMEIGRKKVAEEGLSAKCELKLGDAQSLPFEDQSFDGICMAFGIRNVPDRPRALREMARVTRPGGRIAILELSEPRNGLLSPLLRFQIRKVVPWLGAQLSGSGEYRYLQESIAAFPQPEAFADIMRESGLEVLQVHRLTLGVCCLFVAQPRVN
- a CDS encoding isochorismate synthase; the protein is MARVGTAVAGASPGTSSSLSIDAPALAGQERWVGGMLYLAAVDPLAGVDVLGEPSLYWDSPQMREVVAGWGEAGAMVAGSAQEAREVLRLLSSAATVRWAGEVPASLPGPWFGGMRFAAEGKDEGWGPFGFGRWTLPERMVWREGDRLAAAAFVPEGPGAEEQVRALLVGLGANFPAGPLPSRRTAQALRVSSSRLDFERSVERATETIAQGRLQKVVLARAVEIEGERPFAPVDVLARLREQNPRCTTFLFRASDGTAFLGATPETLCRWEGRELRTEALAGTAPVAQAQELSGRDKERREHHAVVRYLLEVLGPLAERIDADEVPTLLTLKNMVHLRTSVRAQLREGVGVADLVAAMHPTPAVGGTPSAMALAFLLEHEGLDRGWYAAPVGWVGPGRAHQVVALRSARVKGSKARLFVGAGIVAGSNAQAEWRETELKSLTMVRALGGTEG